The following proteins come from a genomic window of Mariniflexile sp. TRM1-10:
- a CDS encoding glycoside hydrolase family 2 TIM barrel-domain containing protein produces the protein MLKFRRFLLALFVFSFFITTYSQQTTERKQLFDSNWKFYLGDPLNANTPNFDDSNWRELDLPHDWSIEGQTDPKNPMGNDGGYFPAGIGWYRKTFTPTSEWKDKKITIYFEGVYMNSEVFINGKSLGIYPYGYTSFGYDLTPYIDLNKENSISVRVDNAQQKNSRWYSGSGIYRHVWMIVTNPVHITNWGTAISTPEVSSKKATVKIKTTVKNETASSQNMVIKTKLQGKNKGNAGDNQINVTLAANSEKEVEQTITVSKPELWSPETPNLYSAQIQILKGKEVVDNTKQTFGIRSIKFTPEDGFQLNGKPVILNGGCVHHDNGSLGAAAYDRAEERKVKLLKSAGFNAVRTAHNPSSEAFLDACDKYGLFVIDECFDGWRESKTPNDYAKYFDAWAQRDLKAMVLRDRNHPSIIMWSIGNEIIERTKPEAVETAKMLVNTIKNTDTTRPVTSAMTTWGQGWEIFDPLFAVHDIGGYNYQLHEAPSDHERVPSRIIVQTESYPKDAFANWNLTQNNKYIIGDFVWTAIDYLGESGIGRYYYPGETEGEHYVRDHFPYHGAYCGDIDLIGWRKPISHYRDMLYNGTEKIYLAVKEPNPENGEIKLTDWSVWPTWESWTWPGHEGKDIEVEVYSRYPKVRLYLNKELIGEQSTTKEQEFKANFTLPYSSGELTAVGVKDNNEIETTVLKTSGNPTKIRLIADRTQLVANGQDLSFITIEVIDTAGTINPNAENQLQFDIDGPGVIVAVDNANLKDTDLYVANKRKAWKGKAMVIIKSTSKTGDIKLTVSSPELKEATIHIKSVSDK, from the coding sequence ATGCTAAAGTTTCGCCGCTTTCTACTCGCACTTTTTGTATTCAGTTTTTTTATAACTACCTATAGCCAACAAACTACAGAGCGCAAACAGCTCTTTGATTCCAATTGGAAATTTTATTTAGGAGATCCGCTAAACGCCAACACCCCTAATTTTGACGACAGCAATTGGCGAGAACTTGATTTACCGCACGATTGGAGCATTGAAGGGCAAACAGACCCTAAAAACCCAATGGGCAATGATGGCGGCTATTTTCCCGCTGGTATTGGTTGGTATCGAAAAACATTTACACCAACCTCAGAATGGAAAGACAAAAAAATCACTATCTATTTTGAAGGCGTATATATGAATTCAGAGGTTTTTATCAATGGAAAATCCCTAGGTATTTATCCTTACGGGTACACCTCATTTGGTTACGACCTAACGCCCTATATAGATTTAAACAAAGAAAATAGTATTTCTGTTCGCGTTGACAATGCCCAACAGAAAAATTCTCGTTGGTATAGCGGCTCGGGTATCTATCGCCATGTTTGGATGATTGTCACCAATCCGGTACATATTACCAATTGGGGCACAGCCATTTCTACTCCCGAAGTATCTTCTAAAAAAGCGACCGTTAAAATAAAAACAACGGTTAAAAATGAAACTGCTTCATCACAAAATATGGTGATTAAAACCAAGCTTCAGGGCAAAAACAAAGGAAACGCAGGAGACAACCAAATAAATGTAACGCTTGCAGCAAATAGCGAAAAAGAAGTAGAACAAACCATAACGGTTTCAAAACCGGAATTATGGTCACCAGAAACCCCAAACTTATATTCAGCTCAAATACAAATACTAAAGGGCAAAGAAGTCGTTGACAACACCAAACAAACATTTGGTATACGCTCCATAAAATTCACTCCGGAAGACGGATTTCAACTAAATGGTAAACCTGTTATCCTGAATGGTGGTTGCGTACATCACGATAATGGTTCTTTGGGTGCTGCAGCATACGACAGAGCCGAAGAACGAAAAGTAAAATTGCTCAAATCGGCAGGATTTAATGCCGTGAGAACGGCACACAACCCTTCTTCGGAAGCCTTTTTAGATGCCTGTGACAAATATGGCTTATTCGTTATTGACGAATGCTTTGACGGATGGAGGGAAAGTAAAACCCCAAATGACTATGCCAAGTATTTTGATGCGTGGGCACAACGCGACTTAAAAGCCATGGTATTGCGCGATCGCAATCATCCTTCAATAATTATGTGGAGTATCGGGAACGAAATTATCGAACGAACAAAACCGGAAGCTGTTGAGACTGCTAAAATGCTGGTCAATACAATCAAGAATACAGATACTACACGACCGGTGACTTCGGCAATGACTACTTGGGGACAGGGTTGGGAAATCTTCGATCCTTTATTTGCCGTTCACGATATTGGAGGTTACAATTATCAGTTGCACGAAGCTCCTTCAGATCACGAGCGGGTGCCTTCAAGAATTATAGTGCAAACAGAATCTTATCCTAAAGACGCATTTGCCAACTGGAACTTGACACAAAACAACAAATATATTATTGGCGATTTTGTATGGACCGCTATAGATTATCTTGGCGAATCTGGAATAGGACGTTATTATTACCCCGGCGAAACCGAAGGAGAACATTACGTTAGAGACCATTTTCCTTATCATGGAGCATATTGTGGTGATATTGATTTGATAGGTTGGCGAAAACCTATTTCGCATTATCGGGACATGTTATACAACGGTACTGAAAAAATATATTTGGCCGTAAAAGAACCCAATCCAGAAAATGGCGAAATCAAATTAACAGATTGGTCCGTTTGGCCCACATGGGAAAGCTGGACTTGGCCAGGACATGAAGGTAAAGATATTGAGGTAGAAGTATATTCCAGATATCCTAAAGTGAGATTGTATCTTAATAAAGAACTCATAGGCGAACAATCAACGACCAAAGAACAAGAGTTCAAAGCAAACTTTACTTTGCCCTATTCCAGTGGTGAATTGACTGCTGTGGGAGTAAAAGACAATAACGAAATAGAAACAACGGTTTTAAAAACCTCCGGCAATCCCACTAAAATTAGGCTAATTGCCGACAGAACACAGTTGGTGGCTAACGGACAGGATTTATCGTTCATTACCATTGAAGTCATTGACACAGCAGGAACCATCAACCCTAATGCAGAAAACCAACTTCAGTTTGATATTGATGGCCCTGGAGTGATTGTGGCTGTTGACAATGCCAACCTTAAAGACACCGATTTATACGTTGCCAATAAACGAAAAGCATGGAAGGGAAAAGCAATGGTTATAATTAAAAGTACTTCAAAAACTGGAGACATAAAGCTTACGGTAAGTTCCCCAGAATTAAAAGAAGCTACCATCCATATTAAATCTGTTTCAGACAAATAA
- a CDS encoding phosphatase PAP2 family protein, translated as MLNFKTLIALSAYILFSINSYSQEDITVTKNRVWKQLAYDGKFTLQSIGNGFTQPLRWQKDDFITAGGVVAGTGILYLADNDARTFFQNHQNEVPQVLKEFGWYFGSPQNFFMISAGVYGFGLITDNEKVRHTGVLIIASAATSGIIQSISKTAVGRARPMSGNRNEFKPFEGTPGYHSFPSGHAILSFSMAHAIAKQFDNFWAKAGIYTVGSIAPISRLWADAHWLSDVGLGIAISIVVVDGVDNFMKKKNAYNYSKPKHISWQLKAGYGTLGFVGTF; from the coding sequence ATGCTGAATTTTAAAACTTTAATAGCACTATCTGCTTATATTTTATTTTCAATTAATAGTTATTCCCAAGAAGACATAACGGTAACAAAAAACAGAGTTTGGAAGCAACTTGCCTATGATGGAAAATTCACCTTACAAAGCATCGGTAATGGATTCACACAGCCTTTACGATGGCAAAAAGATGATTTTATCACCGCAGGCGGCGTAGTTGCTGGCACTGGAATTCTTTATCTTGCAGATAATGACGCACGGACTTTTTTCCAAAACCATCAAAACGAAGTGCCACAAGTTTTAAAAGAGTTTGGTTGGTACTTTGGAAGTCCGCAAAACTTCTTTATGATTTCCGCTGGGGTTTATGGTTTCGGACTTATAACCGATAACGAAAAAGTACGCCATACAGGTGTTCTTATAATTGCATCGGCAGCGACATCGGGTATTATTCAATCCATTTCTAAAACCGCTGTTGGACGCGCCCGACCAATGTCTGGTAACCGAAACGAATTTAAGCCTTTTGAAGGTACGCCAGGATACCATTCATTCCCATCAGGTCACGCTATTTTGTCATTTTCAATGGCACATGCGATTGCAAAGCAATTTGATAATTTTTGGGCAAAAGCTGGTATTTATACCGTTGGTTCCATTGCTCCTATTTCAAGATTATGGGCAGACGCCCATTGGCTAAGTGATGTAGGGCTTGGTATAGCCATAAGCATTGTGGTAGTTGATGGTGTGGATAATTTTATGAAGAAGAAAAACGCCTACAACTATTCAAAACCAAAGCATATAAGCTGGCAACTGAAAGCTGGCTATGGTACTTTAGGCTTTGTTGGTACATTCTAA
- a CDS encoding IS110 family RNA-guided transposase produces the protein MKKIRKNAGGIDIGAKKIFIGLEDKEVRSFDTFTSDLEQAVSYLEENNVTSVAMEATGVYWVILYDILKARGIDVWLVDGRSTKQVPGRKTDVKDCQWIQQLHSYGLLNRCFVADELVHELRSYQRLREDHIRSAAMHINHMQKALTLMNVRLKEVLDQVHGVSGLKIIRAILKGERDPGVLVKLCHGSVLKTKKELILKSLKGHYNEAGLFALGQAVVCYDFYQQQIAGCDLKMEEVLKKMGANRPKVSNKATPRKNVRHHKPNIEGMDRYLLQIFEGKDATVLPGITDYNWMQLLSEIGTDLHKWKTEKHFTSWLGLAPKQHHSGKMKKNYKAKGQPKAGLIFKQAATSLLNSKKIALGAFGRKIRAKKGASPAIKAMARKLAELYWKLFVKGLSYVEKGIKDYEEKILFNKQKNIMKMARELGLSISYKTAV, from the coding sequence ATGAAAAAAATCAGGAAAAACGCAGGAGGGATCGATATCGGAGCCAAAAAAATCTTCATAGGTCTTGAAGATAAGGAGGTTCGCAGTTTTGATACCTTCACATCAGATCTGGAACAGGCGGTATCTTACTTAGAGGAAAACAATGTAACCTCAGTGGCCATGGAAGCCACGGGAGTGTATTGGGTCATCCTCTATGATATATTGAAGGCAAGAGGCATCGATGTATGGTTGGTGGATGGCAGGAGCACAAAACAAGTTCCAGGCAGAAAGACCGATGTAAAGGACTGTCAATGGATACAGCAATTGCACAGCTATGGTTTGTTGAACCGTTGTTTTGTTGCAGATGAACTGGTACATGAACTAAGGAGCTATCAACGCCTGCGCGAAGATCACATCCGTAGTGCTGCTATGCATATTAACCATATGCAAAAAGCACTGACCCTGATGAACGTTCGGCTAAAAGAAGTTCTGGACCAAGTTCACGGGGTAAGTGGATTGAAAATAATCAGGGCGATCTTAAAGGGCGAAAGGGATCCCGGGGTTTTGGTAAAGCTATGCCATGGGAGTGTGTTGAAAACAAAAAAGGAACTGATCCTTAAATCCTTGAAAGGGCACTACAATGAAGCAGGGCTATTTGCTTTGGGCCAAGCAGTGGTGTGCTATGATTTTTATCAACAACAAATTGCCGGTTGTGATCTGAAAATGGAAGAAGTCCTTAAAAAGATGGGGGCAAACCGGCCTAAAGTATCAAATAAGGCAACTCCACGAAAAAACGTGAGGCACCACAAACCAAATATAGAAGGAATGGACCGTTATCTATTGCAAATATTTGAAGGCAAAGATGCTACGGTCCTACCCGGTATAACAGATTATAATTGGATGCAGCTCCTATCGGAAATAGGGACTGATTTACATAAATGGAAAACAGAAAAGCATTTTACTTCCTGGTTGGGACTGGCGCCAAAACAGCACCATTCGGGCAAGATGAAAAAAAACTATAAGGCTAAAGGACAACCAAAGGCCGGCCTGATATTTAAGCAAGCGGCCACGAGCCTGCTCAACAGCAAGAAAATTGCATTGGGTGCTTTTGGCAGAAAGATAAGGGCAAAGAAAGGGGCATCACCGGCAATAAAGGCAATGGCAAGAAAACTGGCAGAGCTCTATTGGAAGCTATTTGTTAAAGGACTGTCATATGTAGAGAAGGGAATCAAAGATTATGAGGAGAAGATCTTGTTTAATAAACAAAAGAACATTATGAAAATGGCAAGAGAACTTGGTTTGTCAATTAGCTATAAAACAGCGGTTTAG
- a CDS encoding type I toxin-antitoxin system SymE family toxin produces MFVIANNRLISQFRKLKIYQKFRNRTWDNTTVPEIRLEGNWLKKLGFEIGKEIEIKQQKNKLTITLIEKREK; encoded by the coding sequence GTGTTCGTAATAGCGAACAACCGATTAATAAGCCAATTTAGAAAGCTAAAAATCTATCAAAAATTCAGAAATCGAACTTGGGACAATACGACAGTGCCAGAGATACGATTGGAAGGAAATTGGTTGAAAAAACTCGGCTTTGAAATAGGAAAAGAAATTGAAATTAAACAACAAAAGAATAAACTGACTATCACATTAATTGAAAAGAGGGAAAAATAG
- a CDS encoding porin family protein, with protein MKNRFQIIIALVLTLGASFIPLQAQTTTSPDAGFGIKGGLNFSNMYTEDVDDNNVLTSFNAGLYVSMPISDFLAIQPEFLFSRKGSKLMYDNIFAEGEAKFKLNYIEVPVLLKANVTPNFNIHVGPYVAYLIDAQVTNEADDGSFDFEENFDNDDFNKIDAGISAGIGFDFESIGIGARYNYGLTTVGKEREIGDGTYTFPDGKNSNISVYVALQLN; from the coding sequence ATGAAAAATAGATTTCAAATAATCATAGCTCTGGTTTTAACCTTAGGAGCATCATTCATACCATTACAAGCACAAACAACTACCTCTCCAGATGCAGGATTTGGTATTAAAGGTGGTCTTAATTTTTCAAACATGTACACAGAAGATGTAGATGATAATAATGTATTAACAAGCTTTAATGCAGGTTTATATGTAAGTATGCCAATAAGCGATTTTTTGGCGATACAACCTGAGTTTTTATTTAGTAGAAAAGGTTCTAAATTAATGTATGACAATATTTTCGCAGAGGGCGAAGCCAAGTTTAAGTTAAATTACATTGAAGTACCTGTATTGCTTAAGGCAAATGTAACTCCCAATTTTAATATTCATGTAGGTCCTTATGTTGCCTATTTAATTGATGCACAAGTAACGAATGAAGCAGATGATGGTTCATTCGATTTTGAAGAGAATTTTGATAATGACGACTTCAATAAAATTGATGCTGGTATTTCAGCCGGTATTGGTTTTGACTTTGAATCAATTGGAATTGGAGCACGTTATAACTATGGACTTACAACCGTAGGTAAAGAGCGGGAGATTGGTGATGGCACTTATACCTTTCCAGATGGAAAAAATAGTAATATTAGTGTATATGTTGCACTACAATTAAACTAA
- a CDS encoding YtxH domain-containing protein — MKTSKAVIGVLSGVAVGAALGVLFAPDKGSETRNKIAKKSKDIKDKAVSGLKDVADSVSNTYHSVVSKGEELVNKGEKIVNEGKEEIKQEARDMKGTVREQMNK, encoded by the coding sequence ATGAAAACAAGTAAAGCAGTAATTGGCGTATTAAGCGGCGTGGCCGTAGGTGCAGCCCTTGGGGTTTTATTCGCCCCAGATAAAGGTTCGGAAACAAGAAATAAAATTGCTAAAAAAAGCAAGGATATTAAAGACAAGGCAGTGAGTGGTTTGAAAGATGTTGCAGATTCTGTATCAAACACATACCATTCGGTTGTAAGCAAAGGCGAAGAACTGGTAAATAAGGGCGAAAAAATAGTAAATGAAGGAAAAGAAGAAATTAAGCAGGAAGCAAGGGACATGAAGGGGACTGTAAGAGAACAAATGAATAAATAA
- a CDS encoding deoxynucleoside kinase: MHIAIAGNIGAGKTTLTKLLAKHYKWEAQLEDVVDNPYLDDFYNQMERWSFNLQVYFLNSRFRQVLQIRESGKDIIQDRTIYEDAHIFAPNLHAMGLMTNRDYENYKSLFDLMESLVKGPDVLIYLRSTIPNLVSQIHKRGRDYENSISIDYLSRLNERYEAWIHGYTKGKLLIIDVDKLNFVDKPEDLGHVINTIDAEINGLF; this comes from the coding sequence ATGCATATTGCTATTGCCGGAAATATTGGCGCAGGAAAAACAACCCTTACAAAATTACTAGCAAAACATTATAAATGGGAGGCACAACTTGAGGACGTTGTAGATAATCCATATTTAGACGATTTTTACAATCAAATGGAACGTTGGAGTTTTAATTTACAAGTGTATTTTTTAAACAGTAGGTTTCGTCAGGTTTTGCAAATTCGAGAGAGTGGCAAAGACATCATTCAAGACCGAACCATTTATGAAGACGCCCATATTTTCGCTCCTAACTTACATGCTATGGGTTTAATGACCAATCGCGATTACGAAAACTACAAATCGCTTTTCGATTTAATGGAATCGTTGGTAAAAGGCCCTGACGTGTTAATTTATCTGAGAAGCACCATTCCTAATTTAGTATCGCAAATCCATAAACGTGGACGCGATTATGAAAACTCTATAAGCATCGATTATTTAAGCAGATTGAATGAACGCTACGAGGCTTGGATACATGGTTACACTAAAGGCAAACTTTTAATTATTGATGTTGACAAACTTAATTTTGTAGACAAACCAGAAGATTTAGGCCATGTAATCAATACCATTGATGCGGAAATAAATGGGTTGTTTTAG
- a CDS encoding alpha/beta fold hydrolase: MKNSITHQILFLSLIFQFSITNAQNKFDIPYGSNDSVGKYVDLNGAKIYYEEYGKGEPLLLIHGCGADIKSMEYQIDYFKNKYRVIVADSRGQGKSELKTDSLTYTQITKDWEGLVNYLKLDSINILGWSDGGIIGLKMGISKKTKIKKIVAMGANLRPDTTAVNSWAPENVRKNQAQVKKMIANGDTSQDWNLELQLDGLLLNQPNISHSDLKKIAAPVLVMVGDRDIIKNEHAVEIFNNLPKGQLCIMPGINHGAPRNNPEIFNEIANRFFSVPFDYILK; the protein is encoded by the coding sequence ATGAAAAATTCAATTACACATCAAATTTTATTTCTCTCCCTAATATTTCAATTTAGTATTACAAATGCTCAAAATAAATTTGACATACCTTATGGAAGTAATGACTCAGTCGGGAAATACGTAGATTTAAATGGGGCAAAAATATATTATGAGGAATATGGAAAAGGAGAACCGCTACTGTTAATTCACGGATGTGGCGCAGATATTAAATCAATGGAATATCAAATTGATTATTTTAAAAATAAATACAGAGTCATTGTAGCCGATAGTAGGGGTCAAGGAAAATCAGAATTGAAAACCGACTCACTAACTTATACTCAAATAACAAAAGATTGGGAAGGATTAGTTAATTACCTAAAATTAGATTCCATTAATATTCTTGGATGGAGTGATGGAGGCATAATCGGTTTAAAAATGGGAATTAGCAAAAAAACTAAAATCAAAAAAATAGTTGCAATGGGCGCAAATTTAAGACCTGACACTACAGCAGTTAATAGTTGGGCTCCTGAAAATGTTAGAAAAAATCAAGCTCAAGTAAAGAAAATGATAGCAAATGGTGATACTTCTCAAGATTGGAATCTAGAACTTCAGCTCGATGGACTTTTATTAAACCAACCAAATATTAGCCATTCCGATTTAAAAAAAATAGCAGCCCCTGTTTTGGTAATGGTTGGAGACAGAGACATTATTAAAAACGAGCACGCTGTTGAAATTTTCAATAATCTCCCTAAAGGTCAGCTTTGCATTATGCCAGGTATTAATCACGGAGCCCCTCGGAACAATCCAGAAATATTCAACGAAATAGCAAATCGATTTTTTTCCGTTCCATTTGATTATATTTTAAAATGA
- a CDS encoding carbon-nitrogen hydrolase family protein produces MKISVAQTKSIKGDISANIETHKKLISLAILYKVDTIFFPELSVTGYEPELAKELATNQDNKEFDDFQEISNKNRITIGIGMPTNSNSGIKISMIIFHPNSPRQTYSKQQLHSDEFPYFVNGEKQIILTIDNKKIAPAICYESLQTDHSDNAKKLGAEIYVASVAKSQNGIDKAMKHYPEIAQKNSIPILMSNCIGYCDNFLSVGQTSVWTKQGKLIGQLNDKVEGILVFDTETEEIIEQTI; encoded by the coding sequence ATGAAAATTTCAGTAGCACAAACAAAATCAATTAAGGGAGATATTTCTGCAAATATTGAAACACATAAAAAATTAATATCCCTTGCTATTTTATACAAAGTGGACACTATATTTTTTCCCGAACTTTCTGTAACAGGTTATGAACCTGAACTTGCAAAAGAGTTGGCAACAAATCAAGACAACAAAGAATTTGACGACTTCCAAGAAATTAGTAATAAAAACAGAATTACTATTGGAATCGGCATGCCAACAAACTCAAATTCAGGAATAAAAATTAGTATGATAATTTTTCACCCAAACTCACCAAGACAGACTTATTCAAAACAACAACTACATTCTGACGAGTTTCCTTATTTTGTAAATGGAGAAAAGCAAATCATTTTGACAATTGACAATAAAAAAATTGCCCCAGCCATTTGCTATGAAAGTTTACAAACCGACCATTCGGACAACGCAAAGAAACTTGGAGCAGAAATATATGTGGCAAGTGTTGCAAAATCACAAAATGGTATTGACAAAGCTATGAAACACTACCCAGAAATTGCCCAGAAAAATTCTATTCCAATTTTGATGTCTAATTGTATTGGTTATTGCGACAATTTTTTAAGTGTTGGACAAACATCTGTTTGGACAAAACAAGGGAAATTAATTGGACAACTTAATGACAAGGTTGAAGGAATATTAGTTTTTGATACTGAAACAGAAGAAATAATTGAACAAACCATATAA
- a CDS encoding transposase, producing MPKIIRLSEFQYEIPIFAINKDFDGFYAQFLKTDLGKIYLSTPFSELGQSFKLKDSKKGTHCYFSPKGKIALMMLKNYYGCSDKKLIELLNGNIFMQFFCDILIPIDKPLTNFKIVSQIRMELSKGLNIRRSQEVLAKNWIPYMKDLDKMFTDATCYESEVRFPTNQKLLWECVQWNYRQMESLCRTLKIKLPRTKYLDWCRRYNEYSKKRKKQSKYRTKVTRGLLKLLYKLNGALGQIENQYPFESTAKYKRQRSIIAKVYRQQAQIFKTGKSVPDRIVSISKSYIRPIVRGKETKQVEFGAKVNKVQIDGINFIEHIQYRAFNEGTRLQSSVSCAQNLTKTKIKILGADAIYATNKNRTFTSSRKIQTDFIRKGKAGKNEEQRKILAREIKKERSTRLEGSFGKEKEHYNLKKIKAKTQKSEILWIFFGIHTANALEIGRRIYSSRFKNLAA from the coding sequence ATGCCAAAAATAATACGTTTAAGCGAATTTCAATACGAAATTCCAATTTTCGCCATCAATAAAGATTTTGATGGATTTTATGCCCAATTTCTAAAAACCGATTTGGGCAAAATTTACCTTTCCACGCCTTTTTCCGAGCTTGGTCAATCTTTCAAATTGAAAGATTCTAAAAAAGGAACCCATTGCTATTTTAGTCCCAAAGGGAAAATTGCCCTGATGATGCTCAAAAACTATTATGGATGCTCGGACAAGAAACTGATCGAGCTTTTGAATGGAAATATTTTCATGCAGTTTTTTTGCGATATTCTAATTCCCATCGATAAACCGCTGACCAACTTTAAGATCGTGAGCCAAATCAGGATGGAGCTTTCCAAGGGTTTAAATATTAGAAGATCCCAAGAAGTACTTGCCAAGAACTGGATTCCTTATATGAAGGACCTGGACAAAATGTTTACCGATGCGACCTGTTACGAGAGCGAAGTGCGTTTTCCAACCAATCAGAAATTGCTTTGGGAATGCGTTCAGTGGAACTACAGACAAATGGAATCCTTATGCCGCACTTTGAAAATCAAATTGCCCAGGACCAAATATCTGGATTGGTGCAGACGCTATAACGAGTATTCGAAAAAACGAAAGAAACAATCCAAATACCGCACAAAAGTAACCCGAGGGTTACTGAAATTACTGTACAAACTTAACGGTGCACTGGGTCAGATAGAAAATCAATATCCATTTGAATCCACCGCTAAATACAAGCGACAACGATCCATTATTGCCAAAGTTTACCGGCAACAGGCACAAATATTTAAAACAGGAAAAAGTGTTCCCGATAGAATCGTAAGCATCAGCAAAAGTTACATTCGTCCAATTGTGCGGGGCAAAGAAACCAAACAGGTAGAATTTGGAGCAAAAGTGAACAAAGTTCAAATAGACGGAATCAATTTTATTGAGCATATCCAGTACCGTGCCTTCAATGAAGGGACCCGTTTGCAGAGCAGTGTATCTTGCGCCCAAAACCTGACCAAGACTAAAATAAAAATACTGGGGGCAGATGCTATTTATGCTACCAATAAAAACCGAACATTTACCTCAAGTCGCAAAATCCAGACCGATTTTATCAGAAAAGGAAAGGCTGGTAAAAACGAAGAACAGCGTAAAATTTTGGCCAGAGAAATCAAAAAAGAACGTTCCACACGTCTTGAAGGAAGCTTTGGTAAAGAAAAAGAACATTACAACCTGAAAAAGATCAAGGCCAAAACCCAAAAGAGCGAGATTCTCTGGATTTTCTTCGGAATCCATACAGCCAATGCTCTTGAAATTGGAAGAAGAATTTACAGCTCTCGATTTAAAAACTTAGCTGCTTAA
- a CDS encoding GLPGLI family protein has product MKRYFIKTHIIYLAFFTSVLAFAQKDFQGKAYYESKTAVDMSNFGGSDMSEERRNQIADRMRSRLEKTFVLTFNQSESFYKEEEKLETSGGGNRWGAMMSSFTGGPQYKNIKSNLLLQEQEFFGKQFLIKDSLPKFNWKMEAETKQIGQYTCFKATATKTVDAVDFTRFRRPPNDDETETPKAKEIQIVAWYTMQIPVSLGPDDYWGLPGLILEVNADRTTIYCSKIILNPEEKDVIVMPSKGKEVTREAYTSIVKKKTEEMRQSFRNGGGGGRR; this is encoded by the coding sequence ATGAAACGCTATTTTATTAAAACACATATTATTTATTTAGCCTTTTTTACGTCTGTTTTGGCATTTGCCCAAAAAGATTTTCAAGGAAAAGCGTATTACGAATCTAAAACCGCAGTCGATATGAGCAATTTTGGAGGTAGTGATATGAGTGAAGAACGAAGAAACCAAATAGCCGATCGTATGAGAAGCAGACTTGAAAAAACATTTGTACTTACTTTTAATCAATCCGAATCTTTTTATAAAGAAGAAGAAAAACTAGAGACTTCAGGAGGTGGCAACCGTTGGGGTGCCATGATGAGCAGTTTTACAGGCGGTCCGCAGTATAAAAATATTAAAAGCAACTTGTTGTTACAAGAACAGGAGTTTTTTGGAAAGCAATTTTTAATTAAAGATTCACTGCCCAAGTTCAACTGGAAAATGGAAGCTGAAACCAAACAAATAGGGCAGTATACGTGTTTTAAAGCCACAGCAACAAAAACAGTTGATGCGGTAGATTTTACACGTTTTAGAAGACCGCCGAATGATGATGAAACCGAAACACCAAAAGCCAAAGAAATACAAATAGTAGCGTGGTACACCATGCAGATCCCTGTTAGTCTAGGACCCGATGATTATTGGGGGCTTCCCGGTTTGATTTTAGAAGTGAATGCCGATAGAACGACTATATATTGCTCTAAAATTATATTAAATCCAGAAGAGAAGGATGTTATTGTAATGCCTTCAAAAGGAAAAGAAGTAACAAGAGAAGCATACACATCTATTGTTAAAAAGAAAACCGAAGAGATGCGCCAAAGTTTTAGAAATGGTGGAGGCGGTGGCAGAAGATAA